The genomic DNA TTGGTCTCGCATGGAACGGCGACCAATGGCTTGTGGCCGATTTCCAGAGCCAAGTCGCACCCACCGCATCGCGGTGAACACCACCGCGCTGTGGCTCGCCGCCACGATTCTCACAACCGCCCCCTTCGCCCCACCGCCGCCAGCTCCCCCGGACTCGGCCTTCTCAGGTCAGGTGGCGCCGGGAGCGGTCATTCTCACCGGCGAGCAGAGTCGCGGCCCGCAGCCTCCGCCGCCCCGACCAACCGGGCCGCAGAGTGCAGGAGACGTCGCCCAGCCGACGACCGAGTATCGCGTCGTGCCGGTGTGCGGACCCGGCGGTGGTGGTCCCAACAACGACGAAAACTCGTGCCAGTCCGCGGTCCTGGCCTGCACCAAGGCCGGGCTCGGCCCGGGACCGTTGTCGAACGTGTACTCCCGAGCCGTCGGGACCACCACATGGACCCCCACGGGTCAAACCTGCATCCCTAGTGACTACCCCGCCGCCACCACCCCAGTCGCCACCCTGACGCTGGCCGACATCCAACGGGCGTTCGCCGAGACCCCGTTCGCCACCCCGATCGGCAGCTCCCAACCCGTCGGCGGACGAACCCTGGTCAACCTGCCCACGTACTTCGCCCTGACCTGGCCGGACCAGGGCTACCGCCCGGGCCAGACCAGATCCCTGACCATGCTCGGCCACGCGGTCGACCTGCGCCTCAAGACCGGAGGTCACCGGTACGACTACGGCGACGGCGCAACCCACGGCCCCACCACCAGCACCGGCGGCCCCTACCCCACCGGCGACATCACCCACACCTACCGCCGCGCCGGCACCCTGAGCCCGACAGCCACCACCGTCATCACGGCCGACTACCGCATCGACGGCGGCCCCTGGCAGCCCCTGCCCGGCAGCTCCACCCAGACCACGACCTTCCCCACCCTGACCGTCCTCACCGCCACCAACCGCCTCACCGCCGACCCCACCTGACTCCGAGTTCCACGCGCGCGAGCGCTGGCGATCCGCCCGCCGCGCACGCTGTACGACCGTCGTTCTGGCCTGCTCGGCCCGGCCGTTCGGTCCGCGTACGCTGGTAGGTTCGCAAGCATCCAGAGTTCTCTCATCCGAAGGGCGGAGATCCGTGAGCAAGTCCCCCGTCAAGGTCGCCGTGACCGGCGCCGCCGGTCAGATCGGCTACAGCCTCCTGTTCCGCATCGCGAGTGGCGCGCTGCTCGGGGCCGACCAGCCCGTCGAGCTGCGTCTCCTGGAGATCACGCCGGCCCTCAAGGCGCTCGAGGGCACCGTCATGGAGCTCAACGACTGCGCCTTCCCGACGCTGGCCGGCGTCGAGATCGGCGACGACCCCAACGTCATCTTCGACGGCGCGAACCTCGCCCTCCTCGTCGGCGCCCGTCCCCGCACCAAGGGCATGGAGCGCGGCGACCTGCTCTCCGCGAACGGCGCGATCTTCACCGGCCAGGGCAAGGCCCTGAACGACCACGCGGCCAGCGACATCCGCATCGGCGTCACCGGCAACCCGGCCAACACCAACGCCCTCATCGCGATGAGCAACGCCCCCGACATCCCCAAGGAGCGGTTCTCCGCGCTGACCCGCCTGGACCACAACCGGGCCATCAGCCAGCTCTCCGCTAAGCTCGGCGTACCGGTCACCGAGATCACCAAGATGACGATCTGGGGCAACCACTCCGCGACGCAGTACCCGGACCTCTTCCACGCCGAGGTCGGCGGCAAGAACGCCTACGAGGCCGTGGGCGACCAGTCCTGGTACGAGAACGACTTCATCCCCACCGTCGCCAAGCGCGGCGCGGCGATCATCGAGGCGCGCGGCGCCTCCTCGGCGGCCTCCGCGGCGAGCGCCACCATCGACGCGGCCCGCGACTGGCTGCAGGGCTCCCCCAAGGGCGACTGGCTCTCGATGGCGGTCGTGTCGGACGGCTCGTACGGCGTACCCGAGGGCATCATCAGCTCCTTCCCCGTCACCACCAAGAACGGTGACTGGGAGATCGTCCAGGGCCTGGAGATCGACCCGTTCAGCCGCGGCAAGATCGACGCCTCCGTCGCCGAGCTCGTCGAAGAGCGCGACGCGGTCAAGGAGCTCGGGCTCATCAAGTAAGCGCCGTCCCCGGCTCGAGAGGGGCCGCCACCCGGGCTCGGGTGGCGGCCCCGCACGCGTGCCCGACGGGGCGCGCCCACGTCAGCGCACCCGCTGCCTTCGTACGCACCGGCTGCCGACGGAAACACCCGCTGCAGCGAGCGCTTCCGTCGGGAACCGGCGCTTCCGTCGGGCTTGGGTGCCTGAGGCTAGCCGCGGGAGGCCCAGTCCACGAGGGCGAACGCGACGACCACGGCGACCGCGAGGCCGAGCAGCGCGAGCAGGTCCAGCGCCCGCGAGCGGACCACCAGCCCCCCGGCCCGGTCCTCGGGCAGCACCAGCCGCAAGAGGGCCGCGAGCAGGAAACCCGCGCCCATCACGAGACCGCCGACCAGCGCGCGGTTGCCGACGAGCACGACGAGAAACCCCGCCGTCACCACCCCGGCGGGTGCCCACCAGGCGCCCAGCACGTGCCGGTGCGGCCGCTCCCCCGTCACCGAGGGACCCCCGACCCCTGTGATTGCCGAACCGCGAGGCCGACGGCTCCCGGCCCGGTGCTCGTGCCTGTGCTCATCGCGCGTCCGGGCCGCCCTCAGGCGAGTCCGGCCCGCCGCTCGGCCGCGTCGACCACATTGCGCAGCAGCATCGCCCGCGTCATCGGCCCCACTCCCCCCGGGTTGGGGGCGATCCAGCCGGCGACCGCGGCGCAGTCGGGCGCCACGTCCCCGGCGACCTTGCCGTCGACGCGGGAGACCCCGACGTCGAGGAGGGCGGCGCCGGGCTTGACCATGTCGGCGGTGACGATGCCGGGCACGCCGGCCGCCGCGACCACGATGTCCGCGCGGCGCACGTGCGCGGCGAGATCGCGAGTACCGGTGTGGCACAGCGTGACCGTGGCGTTCTCCGACTTGCGGGTCAGGAGCAGGCCGAGTGGGCGGCCCACCGTCAACCCGCGGCCCAGCACGACCACGTCGGCGCCGTTGATCGGCACGTCGTACCGGCGCAGCAGCTCCACGATCCCGTACGGCGTACACGGCAGCGGCGCCGGCTTCCCCAACACCAGGCAGCCCAGGTTGTGCGGATGCAGCCCGTCGATGTCCTTGGCGGGGTCGACCCGCGACAACAACGCGAATTCGTCGAGCCCCGTGGGCTGCTGGACGAGGAAGCCCGAGCAGGTCGAGTCCGCGTTGAGCTCGTCGATGACGTCCTCGGCCTCGCGTTGCGTCGCGGTGGCGGGCAGCTCCCGCTGGATGCTCGTGATGCCGACCTCGGCGCAGTCGCGGTGCTTGGCCCCGACGTACCAGCGACTCGCCGGGTCGTCCCCCACGAGGATCGTCCCCAGGCCCGAGGTGGCTCCCGCGGCGGCGAGGGCCGCCACGCGCGCGGCCAGCTCCTGTTTGATCGTCGCGAGGGTGGCCTTGCCGTCGAGAATCTGGGCGCTCATACCCCGATCCTGCCACCGTTGCGGAGGTGCCCGGGCGCGGCCCGCGGCGGGACCCGGTGCACTCGGCCGCCCCTACGATGTCAGCGTGCTGCCGATCTTGGAGACGAGCCTGGGCCGCGGGGGCCAGGCCGCGCGCCGGCAGCTCGTCGACCACCGGGCGTTGGATCGGTGGCGCGCCGGCGGCTGCCCCGGTGGCACCCTGACCCTGCACCGCTACCGCCTGCACCGGCACGAGGTGGAGGTCTGCGCGGGGGCCGACCCCGACGCCCGGATCCTGTCCGTGGACCATCGCCCGGTGGGGCAGGTGGCGGTACGTCGGGCGCGCCGCGGGCTCCTGGGGGCGGTGGACGCGCTCGGCGCCCACCGCGCCAGCCGTCTCGACGCGCCGTGCGGCATCAGCCTCGGCGAGGACGACCTGCGCCTGCGCCTGGTGGGCGGCCTGACGGCCGGGCACGGGCCGCGGCGGCTTCGCGCCACGATCGGGGAGCGGACCTGGACCATCGCGGAGCGGACCGGGCTGCCCTACACGGTGGGCGTGTGGCGCGGCGGTCCCGACGAGGCCCCGGTGACCTGGGCTCGGCCTCGGGTGGAGGTCGGCTGGGTGGCCGGAGCCACCGTCGCCGAGGTGCTGCTGCTGGAGGCCCTTGCCCTGCGCTTCAGCCCGGCCGAGCTCGAGGTCATGCTGCGCCGGTTGGCGAGCCTCGGCGTCGAGCGGTATTCGATCCTCACCCCGATCGTGCGCGACGCCGGCCTCTAGGCCGCGACCGTGGCGTGCGCCTCGGGCAGGGTGAAGGTGATTGTCGTGCCGCCCCAGTCGTTGCCGGTGGCGACGATGCGCCCGCCGTGCCGGACCACGATGGCCTGACACAGCGCCAGCCCCAGCCCCGTCCCGGCGGGTCCCGAGGCGCTGCGGACCGAGCCGCGCGAGAACGGCTCGAAGACCCGATCCCGCTCCGCGGGCGCGATCCCGATCCCCCGGTCCGCGACCGACACGCGGATCCAACCGGGCTCGTCGTCGGGACCGGCGGACAGCGCGACGTGGGCGGGCTCGCCCGGCCGACGGTATTTGACGCTGTTCCCGATGAGATTCGACAGGAGCTGGCGCACCAGCGCCGGGTCGGCGCGAACGACCTCCGGGGCGTCGATGAGGACCGTCGCCAGGCTCTCGTCCGCACGGAAGAGCATGGCCACCTCGCCGGCCAGGGCGGCGAGGTCGACCGGCGCGGGACGCAGGGTCCCCTCCCGGGTCACCGTGTAGGCGAGGTAGTCGTCGATGAGGTCCCGCATCCGCAGGCCCACCTCGCGGGCCTGTTCGAGCGCCTCGCGCCCGCGGTCGACGTCGTCCTGCGCCTCATCGTCCGCCACGTCCATCCACAGCGCGAGCGACGCCAGCGGATTCTTCAGGTCGTGGGCCACCGCCCCGGCGAACGATTCCAGCTGGCTGCGCCGGTCGTGCTCGGCGGTGATGTCCGAGATGACCACGATGTGCAGCCGCCCGGCGCTGTCCGACAGGGGACGGGCGGCGAGGGCGTATACGCGGTGCTGCCGGTCGCCCGTGGTCATCCGGAGTTCGGTGCGC from Austwickia sp. includes the following:
- a CDS encoding malate dehydrogenase, giving the protein MSKSPVKVAVTGAAGQIGYSLLFRIASGALLGADQPVELRLLEITPALKALEGTVMELNDCAFPTLAGVEIGDDPNVIFDGANLALLVGARPRTKGMERGDLLSANGAIFTGQGKALNDHAASDIRIGVTGNPANTNALIAMSNAPDIPKERFSALTRLDHNRAISQLSAKLGVPVTEITKMTIWGNHSATQYPDLFHAEVGGKNAYEAVGDQSWYENDFIPTVAKRGAAIIEARGASSAASAASATIDAARDWLQGSPKGDWLSMAVVSDGSYGVPEGIISSFPVTTKNGDWEIVQGLEIDPFSRGKIDASVAELVEERDAVKELGLIK
- a CDS encoding DUF3017 domain-containing protein gives rise to the protein MTGERPHRHVLGAWWAPAGVVTAGFLVVLVGNRALVGGLVMGAGFLLAALLRLVLPEDRAGGLVVRSRALDLLALLGLAVAVVVAFALVDWASRG
- a CDS encoding bifunctional methylenetetrahydrofolate dehydrogenase/methenyltetrahydrofolate cyclohydrolase; translated protein: MSAQILDGKATLATIKQELAARVAALAAAGATSGLGTILVGDDPASRWYVGAKHRDCAEVGITSIQRELPATATQREAEDVIDELNADSTCSGFLVQQPTGLDEFALLSRVDPAKDIDGLHPHNLGCLVLGKPAPLPCTPYGIVELLRRYDVPINGADVVVLGRGLTVGRPLGLLLTRKSENATVTLCHTGTRDLAAHVRRADIVVAAAGVPGIVTADMVKPGAALLDVGVSRVDGKVAGDVAPDCAAVAGWIAPNPGGVGPMTRAMLLRNVVDAAERRAGLA